One window from the genome of Penaeus monodon isolate SGIC_2016 chromosome 2, NSTDA_Pmon_1, whole genome shotgun sequence encodes:
- the LOC119579216 gene encoding uncharacterized protein LOC119579216 gives MTAYESMAVAMTTITVSASSVAAAAAAGAAGLGLLGLGALAVGGRRRRGHRGSRKRPSSGGYHRRRRSVEEALALQEEQEEAEALEAALEIIREKDVSGCGLLLVCDLARRDRSDLGPEEATVLDLIGPAIPGTGVFPPGAVGEYRHAKALGQAGVECPEAFPTCPFNGTQLLNTFLTYVP, from the exons CCGTTGCCATGACGACCATCACCGTGAGCGCCTCGAGcgtggccgccgccgccgccgcgggcGCCGCCGGCCTGGGTTTGCTGGGCCTGGGCGCGCTTGCGGTGGGCGGGCGGCGCCGCAGAGGCCACAGGGGCTCGCGGAAGAGGCCCAGCAGCGGCGGCTACCACAGGCGGCGCAGAAGTGTGGAGGAGGCTCTGGCCCTgcaggaagagcaggaggaagcgGAGGCGCTGGAAGCGGCGTTGGAGATCATCCGCGAGAAGGACGTGAGCGGCTGTGGCCTCCTGCTGGTGTGCGACCTCGCCCGCAGAGACCGCAGCGACCTCGGCCCCGAGGAGGCCACCGTCCTCGACCTCATCGG cCCCGCCATTCCCGGTACGGGCGTGTTCCCCCCCGGCGCCGTCGGGGAGTACAGGCACGCCAAGGCACTTGGCCAGGCGGGCGTGGAGTGCCCGGAGGCCTTCCCCACGTGCCCCTTCAATGGCACTCAGCTCCTCAACACCTTCCTGACTTACGTGCCGTGA